The segment AGCAAGGTCTCTCCAGGCTATCATACACAGACCCATCCGGTGAGGCTCCGAGCCAGGGAGCGTCGGGGTGAATAACTAGTCCACATTTAgtcaagttcagatttttcaaagtTGCATAGTCCTTTAATGCTCCAGTCTCCATGTCCAGCCCTCTCTTCATTTGTTGTGTCTGTCTTACACCCCGGATAATCCTTTCTGCCAGGTTTTCCGCTGTTCGCCCATCTCTCACATGGCATACTGGGAAGCGGTCACTCTCTCCTTTCTCAAGACATGCCACTCAGGTGCTGCACTCTGGCCTCTTGTTGATGCTTCGATGAGGTGAGACTGTGGCCAGGTTACACCCAGTGATGAGAGGTGCAGCTGTTCCTGGCTAGTTGGCACAAGGTGGCAAACTGCAGGTGGTATGTGGCAGTCTTCTGGTGGCAGTTGAGGAAAGGGAGGGGCATCTGTATGTGTAATGATACCACCAGGTGTTGGTAGAGGATGGTGGTAGGACAAGATGCTCCCAGCCTGCACTTTCCCAAAGACAGAGTCAACAAGTGGTTTGTCATCAGAGATGTTCATGTGACAGATCAGTGGCAAATTGTGTGGGTCAAATCCAGCATAATGAGCTTGAGGGTTAAGTGTTGAAGGGACAGGCAAATCACCACTGTAGGCCTTctatacagggtgggccatttatatggatataccttaataaaatgggaatggttggcgatattaacgtcctgtttgtggcacattagtatatgtgagggggcaaacttttcaagatgggtggtgaccatggtggccattttaaaagtttgaccatcttggatccaacttttgttttttcaaaaggaagagggtcatgtgacacatcagacttattgggaatttcacaagaaaaacaatggtgtgcttggttttaacgtatcttgaaaagtttgccccctcacatatactaatgtgccacaaacaggacgtcaatatcaccaaccattcccattttatcaaggtgtatccatataaatggcccaccctgtagtGTTGACCTAAAAGACAGCAAaaagaaaactgtttttaaaatgcagTAATGTTTGTATTGACAATTAGGTATTTTGGTGGAGAAGATCCAGctttatactgtaaaaataacTGAAGATCTCACTAATAACCTGCTACAATTTGTTATGGTGCCATAAAATGTAGTTGTAAtaactttaatttgtcaaaaATTCATAGTAACATTTTTCTAAGTTAGATAATTTAAGTAAAGTCTATCTATTTATCCTCTGTTGAAATCTCAGTCAAGTTTACAATACTGTACCTATTTCCAAATTCTAAACACAGATTCTACATTCTAAGTAAAAATAATACCTTATCCCGCTTGTTGAACTTGTCCCTGGCCTGGCCTTCACCACAACCATGGTATCTACAGGCCCAGGCTTCACTCCCTAGGAAAAGAATGACAAGTTATTAGGACaagcactaaataaaaacaaacgttACACATGTGACAAAAACAAACCATGGATCGCTGTTTATGCCACTTCTGCTCGGTTTCAGTGCAGGAAAGGACCGTTGGCACAACTGACATCCCGCTTTCGGAGTAATGTGCTGTTTGATAGAGCAGAGCCACTAAATGGTTGCAGACTGCCTGGCCGGCTGCACAGGTGCAGGAGCTCCGTACCAGCACAACTGGCACAGAATCTCGCAGTGTCACCTAAAGTGCAAAAAGAAAAGATGTTAATAGGTTTAAAAGGTAAAAGTATATGCAGCCCTTTAATGTAGAACAGACACGATAGAAGATAGCTGAATAGGATAGCTAGGAATTCAGCTGTGATATGAAAACTCTGTCTTTGAATTTAAATATAGTACTAAAGGAACATCAAAAACACTATGCTGGATCCAATCAAGGTCTCCTGTCTTTCAAACAAGGTGTTATAACAAAGTTATGGTACCTTCAACAGATCCGGCTACAACAGAGTCATACTCAGCTACCCTGTAACAGCATTACCACTGTTtcagcaaaaaaatcttactgtattTTGAGGTTGGCTCCCATGCaagtaaaacatgttttaaataacGCTATTAGCCGCTGGTGGATAGCTAGTACAAATATAAATCTTCAAACACTTCTGctaaggctaaaaaaaaaaaaaataacttctaCTAAGGCTAGTTAGCATTAGCAACTTACCTTCATAATTACAGATGTAAGAGGAAACGTAAAATTTAAATCCCCTTTCCATCTTATTCTGTGGGGTAGAGCTGAACAACAAGACAATTCGCCTTACATCATTGATTGTTACTTTTGGTAACTCCAGTAAGCACCGGGTGAACTCCAACCTCTCAGCCATTTCACTCAGCTTCGCCGATGACTCCAACAACCGGAAGTAGGACTGCGGTCTGATGTGGAATGCGGAAGTGGAGCGTGCATATAgcctattgaagtcatctccaggtggtgatccatgatctaagctgggtacggactggatccgggggactgcagtgaccatctgatccggatacaggctgggtctggtggctacggtgacctcggaataagaatgaaacagactaatattagcgtagatgccattctttttNNNNNNNNNNNNNNNNNNNNNNNNNNNNNNNNNNNNNNNNNNNNNNNNNNNNNNNNNNNNNNNNNNNNNNNNNNNNNNNNNNNNNNNNNNNNNNNNNNNNNNNNNNNNNNNNNNNNNNNNNNNNNNNNNNNNNNNNNNNNNNNNNNNNNNNNNNNNNNNNNNNNNNNNNNNNNNNNNNNNNNNNNNNNNNNNNNNNNNNNNNNNNNNNNNNNNNNNNNNNNNNNNNNNNNNNNNNNNNNNNNNNNNNNNNNNNNNNNNNNNNNNNNNNNNNNNNNNNNNNNNNNNNNNNNNNNNNNNNNNNNNNNNNNNNNNNNNNNNNNNNNNNNNNNNNNNNNNNNNNNNNNNNNNNNNNNNNNNNNNNNNNNNNNNNNNNNNNNNNNNNNNNNNNNNNNNNNNNNNNNNNNNNNNNNNNNNNNNNNNNNNNNNNNNNNNNNNNNNNNNNNNNNNNNNNNNNNNNNNNNNNNNNNNNNNNNNNNNNNNNNNNNNNNNNNNNNNNNNNNGTGCTATATTGAAATTGCCAGCGTCTTTCTGGTGACTCCGGAGGACCACTCTGCTCCTGTGGGTGACACGGCCCACCCAATCTGCATCCTGGAAAACATCAAAggtgtcattaaaaaaaacatcgaAGGTGTCATTAAAaaggagtgagtgagtgagtgagtgagtgagtgggtgggtgggtgggtgggtgggtggttGTTTGGCTGGGTGGGTGAGTTTGTGAGTGAGTTTTTGCATGAGCGAGCGTGTGTGCTTGTTTTTGTGATTCATGAGGACACAATTTGTATAATGGCACGACCATTACGACGTAAACCTGACATTGCGTGGGTCCTCATTTTTGAAATagctttaaaaacaaattcaaaatgtaaaaatgcacaaTGTTTACTGTCATGGGTAGGTTTAGAGTAGGTGCAGTGTAAGGCCgatatacagtttgtacagtataaaaaccattacgcccaTGGAATGTCCTCACTTGGATAGCAAAACAAACCTCAGTGAGTGAGTGAGCGAGCAAGTgtgcgcatgtgtgtgtgtgtgtgtgtgtgtgtgtgtgtgtgtgggagcgAGAGTATGTGCGTGTGAGTTAATTTGTGAAAGTGTAAACTGGTCACAATGGATGGACTTACTGTTAGATTTTGCACCGCCATGGGGACCTGCACATGATTGTAGACCAGGACCGCCTCACAGCAATAATGGTACACGGTCTTGTCTCTTCGCGAAATACTGCAGCCCAACTCCAGGTCCCCACGTATTCTATCCGTGTCCTCTTTGGCCACCCGCAAAATGGTCTTACATTGATGAAGACAGCCAGTAGAACGCCTGTTTGGATGAAACGGGTCAAAACAGACAGGATACTTAAGACGCCACCTTTAAGATTACGTGAGACATGACAGGTGCATGCCGATGATAATGTTGCTATTACCAAGCTTTATTTTGACACGATAAAGTCGCACTGCAAACGATGCTTTGCTGCACTTACTTTTTGCGCTGACAAGATTGGACGACAGCAGCGGTGGAGGTGGAAGGGCCGGCAGATGAAGAAGGAGCTGAGGAGCTTCACTGAGGTCCGGCTGGTTCCTGATGAGGAAGCCTAGCCGAAGAAGCTCCTTCACCATTGCCACCTGGTAACCTCTGTCCGGCAGTAGCCTACATAAATGTTGGAAGTCCCAAACCCGGGCGTTCCGTGCCCAGTCTCTGGTGGAAGCCTGGGCTTGATCCGCCGCCGCAGCCCTTTCATCGGGTGTGCCGTCAGTCAGACACCCACTGGCCAGATGCTCGTGGATGTCGTCCTGCGGCTCCTTACACACCAGGCAGTGGACAACCAACCTTTGAGAGAAAAAAACGATACAATACATAacaaaaattcaaaaaaaaaaaactaaaatatagaaAGAACGATACTCTCATTAAAACGATTCAATTAGATATtaaacatccaaaataaaagaaaactgtTCACACTTTACAGTTTACTGTTTacagaaatgtaaaataaatgaaatcatGTTTACATTACACCGTTTTAGAAACGTTGCTCTGTTTACTTATATATATTGTGTTAGCTGATGTATTAACTAATGTTTCATAAATGAACCTGATTGAAAAGTGTTaacaatgaatgttatttttatgaCTGTCTATGTCATTCATAATAAACTAAAGTTCTAAACACTTGATTATAGACTGAtggatttattgtttgtttatgaTTACATTTAGTTTGGGGAAAACCTCAAAATGTAACGTTATAAATTAAaagtacacatttttaaaaatggcaaatgtttaaaatgcatgaatgttataTGTGTGACATTGGTTATGCGTATTACATGTATGATTATCTCTATAGCCTTTACAAAGAATTCATGTCATAAATGCTCATTTATTGAGTTATTCACACAGAAAAAAAGGATTCACACAGGTAATCAACAGGTTTATTTGCAGAAGGATGTCCATCGCAACGATGCCAGCAGGTGAGTGTGATGATACCTGTCTTGTGCTCTccttggctgcgttcgaaaccgcatacttccatactatatagtaggcaaaaagcagtaggcgagtgaaTAAGTCTGTTTGAATCttaagtattcataaaagagtaggcgagaatgagtaggcgaatgcactaattccCGCGAGATTCagacgaacgtctacttaaagtgcgttcgaatatgcctacttacctactatatagtagggaaaatGAGTAcatgaagaaagaagtacgttcgaaacctcggtattcataaaagagtaggcgagaaatccccggatgtcctactgcttcagcccagattctgaagtgtgcaTCCGATGGAcacttttctatcccagaagcccacgggagatcaataCGTCATAAAGATGAAGAGAAAGAGGATTCGTCATATCCaaacatttcaaattaaaaaatgGACGCGGGTGTTTTCAAATGTGAGTATTAGAAACCAGTAACACCGTTCCTTCTGTTTGTTGAGATTCTGTAAACTTCAATTGTTGCAGGTGTAAAGACGCTACATAGCATAGTAACGTTATATTTCTGATTTGTTTTATGTATAGCTAACAGTAGTAAGCACACGTACGTCTCTAATGTGAATATACATGTATAATACACCATATATATCTTAAAGATGATAACCAAATGTATACTTAACATCTGACAGGAAAATCTTAGATAAGTTTTGCAGATGAACACATGTGAATGATGTATGTGTGCTTTTATGCAGTTAGCATCACTGCTTACATTAGATGTTACTGTAAGTAATGTACATTTACATAAAGAAATTAGATGACATAAATTAGATTACATAAAGAATGTTTTATTTGTCCATTAGCACTGTTGATGTATTGAGAAacatttgtgttggataaaaagCAACTTACCACATCAGTAACTAACTCAACATGTGAATGTAGTATTGAGAGCATACATCACAAAGGGAATCTATTTgaatgttacagggacagatgagcagACGCATCTGCTTATCCGGTGGAGAGCGGCTAATGAAGCCCTCTTCACCGGAAAGCGaaatgctgccatcaaaggcttcgAGTAAGTATACAACAGAAATGAATAAAACATCTTTTTAAATTTTAAGCtgtagtttattttaattattgtaatttcaaATAGTTATTACAGCACTTTTCTGTTTCTTGATTTTGTGCCTTTGCTGCAGAgcttttgtggtggagcagggcCTGCAAGGAAAGGTCACTgcttcattcattaaaaaaaaaagggaaaacttgaaacaaaaatacaaagtaaGATCATATTGTTACCTCTAATAAAGAAATCAAATCACACTGTGCTGttaaactgactgtttttgtattgTGTTTGTGCAATTTTGTAGGAACTGAAATGTCCAGCAACTGGCGTGAGCACTGAGGATGGAGAGCCCACAGCAGCATCATGGAAGTGGTATACTGCCATGGATGAGGCAATTGGGAGCAGACCCTCCATCACACCACCTGCTCTCGTTGCCTCATCTGGGCCAGGTGTTGCTGTGGCCTCTTCATCCTCGGTGATGCCAGCGctgggaaaaagaaaaaaagatctcGCCGATCTGATGAGGGAGATGGAGGAACGGGAAGCGGAGAGAGAGCGGGAAGCATCTGAGAGGGAGGAAAGAAGATGGCGAGAAATGGAGGAGAAGGAAGACAGAAGGGAACGAGAGAgacaggagagagaggagagacgaGAAAGAGAGGCAAGAGAAAGAGAAGAGCGATGGCGGCAGGAAACAAGTGAGAGAGAGGAAAGGAGAGACAGGGAGGCAAAGGAAAGGGAGGAAAGATTCCTTCGCGTCCTTGAGGCtctcacaaaaaaatgaattaaataaattgtaaaataaaagcatgttctgatcatttactcatttGGTTTACATAAagaacaaacattttaaaatagattctaTCTATAGATCTATCGATATGCATACAGTTCTGTGCAAAAATCATAGGCCACTACTTGCTTTGTTGTTTTAGCAATGCTTTAATGACCATCCATATTTATTTTGTAGTCTCTTTTAATAAGATAAAAAGATTCCgatttttaaaaatggttttatgtatctcctttatttagttttttataaagGAGATACattaaaccatttttaaaaatcagATCAAAATGGCTTCTAtaggcaaatatatatatatatatatatgtgtgaccctggacaacaaaaccagtcataaggtaaaattttacaaaactgagatgtatacaacatatgaaagctcaataaataagctttctattgatatatggttttttaggataggccaatatttggccgagatacatctatttgaaaatctggaatctgagggtgcaaaaaaatctaaatactgagaaaatgacCTGTAAATGACCAAActttatgcatattactaatcaaaaattacattttgatatatttatagtaggaattttacaaaaaatcttaatgtaacatgatctttaattaatttcctaatgatttttggcataaaagaaaaatcaataattttgacccatacaatgtatttttggctattgctacaaatataccccagcgacttaagactttaaggttttgtgctccagggtatATATATTTCTAATCATCTATTCATAATAGCATTGCTAAAACAACATCAAATGGTGGCCTGAGACATTATGCCTGATACGATGCATATAAAACAATTTCTATTCACAGTACACTGTGGACTTATAGACATTTGGTGATGCATTCAGAAGATAGCATTcataaattgttaaaatataaaGTGATGAACAGTTTGTGCATATGTGGGGTGTAATGTACCACACAcactttaaaaggatagttttatTATTGTGTGTCTGATTCCTAAATGCATATAGAGCACTTAAAGGAATATCATGCTGGCCACTGCTCTGTTGGGTTTAGttccaacacacctgtctgtaattttcAAAGCAGCTGTTATTAATTGGTTTGATTagattgttcaggtgtgtttaattagggtagGAAAAACTCTGCAGAACAATGTCCCTCCATGACCTGAATTGAACTTGAGACTGCTTGCACAAACTGCCTTAAGTTTTGCATTAACTACACACTAGTAACAAAGTGATTAAAGTTTAACAAACTATATAAATTTAATCAGTATTCACTTTATGTTGTTTGATCCCCGTGTTTCCCGCCTTTTACACAAGAGCTGAGTATCAGTCAGTGGACTTTCAGAAGTTTCAAAAGCATCATCAAATAATGTCATGAAGCTCCTGAAAATCAGGCTCCATTGACTGATATTGTATTAAcggaataataaaaaaagagagaTTGAACAACATGAAGGCaggtaaataatgatagaatTTATGTTCAGgtgaacgtctcggttacgtattgtaaccctcgttccctgaaggagggaacggagacgtctcgtcgagaccgacgaattgggatatcgcctggatagaccaatctacttcgtgtgtatacaaacgagccaatgaatattggcatgcatgattgcagccagctgcggctgatcacagcgtgagcatataatgcgcagcaggtgcatgcatcatcaaggtttcactgaggagctgggacaggcccggccgtacagcggtggtacaggagccgcggcgacgggacgagacgtctccgttccctccttcagggaacgagggttacaatacgtaaccgagacgttccctatcagtcggtctcttcgacgtctcgtcgagaccgacgaattgggatccctaacaaagcgccgtggctgctgccccttccagtgtcctgagcgggcccccctgggtcctgttactggctttggccaggggctcgcatcaaggagagccagtcactgtataactcagcaccatccatttcagtgaaactggagcactgggaatatgcggagctcacgtccttccgataggaggttcggagcaatacacatataattcaattcaggtttatatggaagattggaggtgattgaaccctcatatactggtagaagtactaccgggaaaacacacagcctctagggcgcaatgtggaatttgtaagagatgcaattaagtctctacgtagagcctagccctctaccggttctgaaggattcatcgagtgagggcctgacgcctgaggTTCCGCTACGTCGGTCGTCAAGCTCGGgggaggagctcgacagagctactctaaggttactctggagcaatatagcaagccgacccgaggcctctccgtttctacccgtttgaggtgagaacacaggaggagactgtgtctacacgaaggctatagaacctcgtgaacgtgttaggggtcgcccagcccgccgctctacaaatgtcatttagtgaggcgccacgagccaatgcccaggaggatgcaacactcctagtcgagtgtgctctcagcctgagggggcagggcacaccctgaacctgataggccagggtaatggcatccactatccagtgggccatcctctgcttggagacggcattccccttctgcctgcctccatgacacacaaagagctggtctgaggtcctaaagctttgtgtccggtcaacgtagcatcttagtgctcggacgggacaaagcaaagccagggctgggtctgcctcctccgagggcagcgcttgcaggctcaccacttggtccctgaagggagtcgtgggaaccttgggcacataaccaggccggggcctcagtgttacctgggaatccgccgggccaaactctaggcacgaatcgtcgaccgaaaatgcgtgcaggtctcctaccctcttgatggaagccaatgcaagcaggagcagagttttcatcgagagaaacttcagctctactgactgcaagggctcaaagggagcctgctgcagtgctgtgagcactagcgacaggtcccaagagggcacggaagggggcctagtgggattcaacctcctggcgcccctaagaaacctggtgatcaggtcgtgcttccctaccgaccttccctCTATGAGGTCATGGTGAGCGgatatagcagccacatagactttaagggttgagggggacagcctacgctccaacccttgctgcaaaaaggtgagcacggctctgatcgggcatcttcgggggtcctctccccgggaggaacaccaatcaacgaacaggttccatttaagggcgtaggcatgtctggtagactgcgctcgcgccgaagtaatagtgtcaactaccccttggggtaggtcacttagaacctccgcgtcccgtccagggaccagacatgtaatttccagaggtctggacgcgggtgccataaggtgccccgtctctgagtcagaagatccttcctcagagggatttgccagggaggggctgtcgcgaggagcatgagttcggggaaccaggtccgagtgggccagtaaggggctaccagaaggacctgctcctcgtcctccctgatcttgcacaatgtctgtgcgagaaggctcactgggggaaacgcatatttgcggaggccccgcggccagctacatgccagtgcgtccgtgccgagagtgccctcggtcagggagaaaaagagctggcagtgggctgtctccggggaggcgaacagatctacttgagcctcgccgaagcgcctcaaaatcagctgaaccgactgggggtggagtctccactctccgggaagcgcagctcgtgagagctcgtcggctgcacggttgagcaacccgggaatgtgaatggcacgaagcgacctcagatgcttctgactccacaagaggagatgacgggcaagttgcgacatgcgacgggagcgtagaccgccttgccggttgatgtacgcaacggtcgcaatattgtccgtacggaccagcacgtgtttgccacgtaggtgccccttgaggcggagcagggcgagacgtactgcaagcaactcgaggcagttgatgtgccaagtcagctgggggcccgtccaaacccccgaaactgcctgtccgtcgtacgtggctccccacccggtggcggaggcGTCTGTGTGtagcacagcatgcctggagacctgttccatgggtactcctgcccgtagaaatgagaggtctgaccacggggagaaagtctggcggcaagccggtgttatttgaacccggtgagagccgcgaagccacgctctcctcgggactcggccatgaagccagtgttgaagcggtctcatatggagcagccccagCGGTGTAACcgccgctgctgctgccatatgccccaggagcctctgaaattgtttcagtgggaccgctgtcctgctcttgaatgtatctaggcagttcaacactgactgagcacgttcctgcgtgaggcgtgctgtctggctgaccgagtccagttccataccgagaaaagagattctctgtgttggagagagtttgctcttttcccagttgacccgaagacccaactggctgaggtgtgcgagcaccaggtccctgtgttcgcataactgaaccCGAGACTGTGcaaggatgagccagtcgtcgagatagttgagaatgcgaatgccctgttctctgaggggaacaagggccgcctccgcgaccttcgtgaagacacggggggagagggacagcccgaagggcaggaccgtgtactgatatgccctgccttcgaacgcgaaccgcagaaagggtctgtggcgcggaaggattgagacatgaaagtacgcgtccttcaggtcgatcgctgcaaaccaatcttggggacggacacatctgaaaatgtgtttctgagtgagcattttgaacggtagcctgtgaagggctcggttcaagacgcgcagatccaagatcggccgaagcccgccgcttttcttgggtactatgaagtacgggctgtaaaagcccGTCCTCAtgtcggctggagggaccggctgtatctctgcacgcaagatgggtgcatctgcggccctgactgAGGTGAAGTGGATACCTCTGaatttgggagggcgccgggcgaattgaatcgcatagccgaaagTGATGGTctgaaggagccagcaagatgggctgggaagctctttccaggctcccagaaaatgaacaagcggcacaagggTGACCACCGTCGTACCCGTGGGGGTGCAGCGAAGAGGGGGGCAGGGACCCTGCCTCACATtctcgttgccggaccggggcggggtcagagcgtctgtatgttgggtgtgtgagacgcttacctgcgcatgagccgatggtgcgtgagtagtccgtcttgccgtgct is part of the Garra rufa chromosome 1, GarRuf1.0, whole genome shotgun sequence genome and harbors:
- the LOC141323507 gene encoding uncharacterized protein; this encodes MDILLLVVHCLVCKEPQDDIHEHLASGCLTDGTPDERAAAADQAQASTRDWARNARVWDFQHLCRLLPDRGYQVAMVKELLRLGFLIRNQPDLSEAPQLLLHLPALPPPPLLSSNLVSAKSKCSKASFAVRLYRVKIKLGNSNIIIGMHLSCLTRSTGCLHQCKTILRVAKEDTDRIRGDLELGCSISRRDKTVYHYCCEAVLVYNHVQVPMAVQNLTNGIYANISLFHSYSEVTVATRPSLYPDQMVTAVPRIQSVPSLDHGSPPGDDFNRLYARSTSAFHIRPQSYFRLLESSAKLSEMAERLEFTRCLLELPKVTINDVTLRDSVPVVLVRSSCTCAAGQAVCNHLVALLYQTAHYSESGMSVVPTVLSCTETEQKWHKQRSMGVKPGPVDTMVVVKARPGTSSTSGIRSTLQGGPFIWIHLDKMGMVGDIDVLFVAH